In Musa acuminata AAA Group cultivar baxijiao chromosome BXJ2-3, Cavendish_Baxijiao_AAA, whole genome shotgun sequence, the following proteins share a genomic window:
- the LOC103979355 gene encoding LRR receptor-like serine/threonine-protein kinase RPK2 isoform X1 → MAFLIVLALSFSLLAPSSPSPGPAWTDQAALLAFKSSVALDPASLLSGWSPVARRHCTWRGVTCDAVSGRVTALNLTGTPSSPLSGRLAAALGNLTELRVLSLPHNAFSGDIPAAAIGSLCRLEVLDLRRNNFSGKIPDEISRLPSLSVLDLSHNSLSGAIPESLIGSSNLQSVDLSFNQLSGKITVDPLGSCSCLTHLRLSSNLLVGRIPPAIGRCTKIQTLLLDRNILEGRIPAAIGQLLDLRVLDVSRNSLTDRIPRELALCQKLSVLRLTNLMDFDSTGGSSNVEEFNAFIGSMPAEIFSIPSLEILWAPRANLDGSLPDSRNGSCSLGILNLGQNYIAGVIPEWLETCRNLSFLDLSSNYLQGLLPASLGIPCMAYFNISQNSVTGSLPGFFDMDCSYNLASLSKSGDPLDEDNLLIAYSADLLQSTQRDNPFALVLDDSFVVLHDFSQNHFIGPLPSFVMPLDDSFPYGLSLNNNGFNGSISGKLFGSCQVGSGFAVNLTVNQMSGGVNDILTDCWLLKSFEAANNRLHGSIPSEIRNLNLLRHLDLRNNYFNGSTPDKLRGLKALEQVLLGGNNFSGGIPTQFDGLSSLTVLDLSRNSFTGSIPPSLANATNLEVLLLNNNQLSGTIPPSFSALHRLIELDVSFNNLSGDIPHLEHSTDCKFFLGNSFLKPCQDPSMSAPSGIPFKTEIPDQGRRKSRLKYFTIAAVASASVLVSVLLVLTFVLVSGRRKFVRITSLRKKLVVTFTDVPAELTYENVVRATGNFSIQNLIGTGGFGATYKGELVPGFLVAVKRLSIGRFQGLQQFDAEIRTLGRVRHKNLVTLIGYHMGEINTFLIYNYLSGGNLETFIRHMSNRNVTWYEVHKIALDVAQALSYLHYSCVPRIVHRDIKPSNILLDEKLNAYLSDFGLARLLEVSQTHATTDVAGTFGYVAPEYATTCRVSDKADVYSFGVVLLELMSGKRSLDPSFSEYGNGFTIVAWGRLLIQEDRAGELFSQGLWENGPKDKLVSMLKLALSCTVESLSVRPSMKQVVLTLKQLKS, encoded by the coding sequence ATGGCGTTCCTCATCGTCCTCGCGCTCTCGTTCTCTCTCCTCGCCCCCTCGTCCCCCTCGCCCGGCCCCGCCTGGACCGACCAGGCCGCCCTTCTGGCTTTTAAAAGCTCCGTCGCCCTCGACCCCGCCTCTCTCCTCTCCGGCTGGAGCCCCGTCGCCCGCCGCCACTGCACCTGGCGCGGCGTCACCTGTGACGCCGTCTCCGGCCGCGTCACCGCCCTCAACCTCACCGGCACCCCGTCGTCGCCGCTCTCCGGGAGGCTGGCGGCCGCCCTCGGGAATCTAACCGAGCTCCGCGTTCTCTCCCTCCCCCACAACGCCTTTTCCGGCGACATTCCGGCCGCGGCGATCGGGAGCCTCTGCCGCCTCGAGGTGCTCGACCTCCGTCGCAACAACTTTTCCGGCAAGATTCCTGATGAGATAAGCCGTCTTCCGTCCCTCAGTGTCCTTGATCTTAGTCATAACTCGCTCTCCGGCGCGATCCCGGAGAGCCTCATTGGATCCTCCAACCTTCAATCCGTAGACTTGTCGTTCAATCAGCTCTCCGGGAAGATTACTGTTGACCCCCTCGGTTCTTGCTCGTGTCTAACGCATCTTAGGCTCTCTAGCAATCTCTTGGTGGGCAGAATCCCCCCGGCGATCGGAAGATGTACCAAAATCCAAACTTTGTTGCTGGATCGGAACATATTAGAAGGTCGGATTCCGGCTGCAATTGGTCAGTTATTGGATCTTCgggttcttgatgtttcaaggaaCAGTCTCACTGACAGAATACCAAGGGAGCTCGCCCTTTGCCAGAAGCTCTCTGTTCTTAGGCTCACCAACTTGATGGACTTCGATTCCACTGGTGGTTCAAGCAATGTCGAGGAGTTTAATGCATTCATTGGATCAATGCCAGCAGAGATATTCTCGATTCCAAGTCTTGAGATTCTTTGGGCTCCAAGAGCTAATCTTGATGGGAGTTTGCCAGATAGCCGGAACGGTTCATGTAGTCTAGGGATTCTTAATCTTGGACAGAATTACATTGCTGGTGTGATACCAGAATGGCTTGAAACGTGTAGAAACCTGTCATTCTTAGATTTGAGCTCAAACTATTTGCAGGGTTTGCTTCCTGCTTCATTAGGAATTCCCTGCATGGCTTACTTCAACATCAGCCAGAACTCTGTGACTGGTTCTCTGCCAGGATTCTTTGACATGGATTGTTcatataatttggcatcattgagTAAGAGCGGCGACCCGCTGGATGAGGACAATCTTCTGATTGCATACTCTGCTGATCTTCTTCAGAGTACTCAAAGAGACAACCCCTTTGCGTTAGTTCTTGACGATAGTTTTGTTGTTCTTCATGACTTTAGCCAGAACCACTTTATTGGGCCATTGCCATCTTTTGTTATGCCGCTTGATGATAGCTTTCCCTATGGGTTGTCTTTGAACAACAATGGGTTCAATGGATCAATTTCTGGTAAGCTCTTTGGATCATGTCAAGTAGGCAGCGGCTTTGCAGTTAATCTCACTGTTAATCAGATGTCTGGTGGTGTCAATGATATTCTTACAGATTGTTGGCTGCTGAAGAGCTTTGAGGCAGCTAACAACCGGCTTCATGGTTCCATACCTTCTGAAATCAGAAACTTAAATTTACTCAGACATCTTGATTTGAGAAATAACTACTTTAATGGCTCTACTCCAGATAAACTGAGGGGACTGAAGGCTCTGGAACAAGTTCTGCTTGGTGGGAACAACTTTTCTGGGGGAATTCCAACTCAGTTTGATGGACTGTCTTCTCTAACTGTGCTGGACTTGTCAAGAAATTCTTTTACAGGCAGTATCCCTCCAAGTTTGGCAAATGCTACTAACCTTGAAGTGCTGTTGCTCAATAATAATCAACTCTCAGGCACTATTCCTCCATCTTTCTCGGCACTTCACCGACTTATTGAGCTCGATGTCTCTTTCAACAACCTCTCGGGAGATATTCCACATCTGGAACATTCTACTGACTGTAAGTTCTTCTTAGGCAATTCATTTCTTAAACCATGTCAAGATCCAAGTATGAGCGCACCATCCGGAATTCCTTTTAAGACTGAAATACCTGATCAGGGTCGTCGAAAGAGTAGGTTAAAGTACTTCACAATAGCAGCAGTAGCTTCAGCCTCTGTCTTAGTCTCTGTTCTTTTGGTGCTAACTTTTGTATTGGTTTCTGGAAGAAGGAAATTTGTCAGAATCACCAGTTTAAGAAAGAAGTTGGTCGTGACCTTTACAGATGTTCCAGCTGAGCTGACTTATGAGAATGTTGTCCGAGCTACTGGTAATTTCAGCATCCAGAACTTGATTGGTACCGGTGGATTTGGGGCCACTTATAAGGGAGAACTGGTTCCAGGTTTTTTAGTAGCCGTAAAGAGGCTTTCCATTGGCAGGTTCCAAGGTCTCCAACAGTTTGATGCTGAGATCAGAACACTTGGTCGGGTTCGACATAAGAACCTCGTAACTCTCATTGGGTATCATATGGGAGAAATCAACACATTTCTAATTTATAACTACCTCTCTGGTGGGAACCTCGAGACATTCATCCGCCATATGTCCAACAGAAATGTAACTTGGTATGAGGTTCATAAGATAGCTTTAGATGTCGCACAGGCCCTGTCTTACCTCCACTACTCCTGTGTCCCCAGGATAGTTCACAGGGACATCAAACCAAGTAACATCCTACTTGATGAGAAGCTAAATGCTTATCTTTCTGATTTTGGTTTAGCAAGGCTTCTAGAAGTTTCACAGACACATGCAACGACTGATGTTGCAGGTACCTTTGGTTATGTTGCACCTGAATATGCAACTACTTGTAGGGTTTCAGATAAGGCTGATGTTTACAGCTTTGGTGTTGTGCTTCTTGAGTTGATGTCTGGAAAGAGATCTTTGGATCCATCATTCTCAGAATATGGGAATGGCTTTACCATCGTTGCTTGGGGAAGATTATTGATTCAGGAGGACCGTGCTGGTGAGCTGTTCTCTCAAGGACTTTGGGAGAATGGACCAAAAGATAAGTTGGTATCGATGTTGAAGCTTGCGTTGTCCTGTACAGTGGAGTCTCTTTCTGTTCGACCATCAATGAAGCAGGTGGTTTTGACACTAAAACAACTGAAGAGCTAG
- the LOC103979355 gene encoding LRR receptor-like serine/threonine-protein kinase RPK2 isoform X2 — translation MAFLIVLALSFSLLAPSSPSPGPAWTDQAALLAFKSSVALDPASLLSGWSPVARRHCTWRGVTCDAVSGRVTALNLTGTPSSPLSGRLAAALGNLTELRVLSLPHNAFSGDIPAAAIGSLCRLEVLDLRRNNFSGKIPDEISRLPSLSVLDLSHNSLSGAIPESLIGSSNLQSVDLSFNQLSGKITVDPLGSCSCLTHLRLSSNLLVGRIPPAIGRCTKIQTLLLDRNILEGRIPAAIGQLLDLRVLDVSRNSLTDRIPRELALCQKLSVLRLTNLMDFDSTGGSSNVEEFNAFIGSMPAEIFSIPSLEILWAPRANLDGSLPDSRNGSCSLGILNLGQNYIAGVIPEWLETCRNLSFLDLSSNYLQGLLPASLGIPCMAYFNISQNSVTGSLPGFFDMDCSYNLASLSKSGDPLDEDNLLIAYSADLLQSTQRDNPFALVLDDSFVVLHDFSQNHFIGPLPSFVMPLDDSFPYGLSLNNNGFNGSISDCWLLKSFEAANNRLHGSIPSEIRNLNLLRHLDLRNNYFNGSTPDKLRGLKALEQVLLGGNNFSGGIPTQFDGLSSLTVLDLSRNSFTGSIPPSLANATNLEVLLLNNNQLSGTIPPSFSALHRLIELDVSFNNLSGDIPHLEHSTDCKFFLGNSFLKPCQDPSMSAPSGIPFKTEIPDQGRRKSRLKYFTIAAVASASVLVSVLLVLTFVLVSGRRKFVRITSLRKKLVVTFTDVPAELTYENVVRATGNFSIQNLIGTGGFGATYKGELVPGFLVAVKRLSIGRFQGLQQFDAEIRTLGRVRHKNLVTLIGYHMGEINTFLIYNYLSGGNLETFIRHMSNRNVTWYEVHKIALDVAQALSYLHYSCVPRIVHRDIKPSNILLDEKLNAYLSDFGLARLLEVSQTHATTDVAGTFGYVAPEYATTCRVSDKADVYSFGVVLLELMSGKRSLDPSFSEYGNGFTIVAWGRLLIQEDRAGELFSQGLWENGPKDKLVSMLKLALSCTVESLSVRPSMKQVVLTLKQLKS, via the exons ATGGCGTTCCTCATCGTCCTCGCGCTCTCGTTCTCTCTCCTCGCCCCCTCGTCCCCCTCGCCCGGCCCCGCCTGGACCGACCAGGCCGCCCTTCTGGCTTTTAAAAGCTCCGTCGCCCTCGACCCCGCCTCTCTCCTCTCCGGCTGGAGCCCCGTCGCCCGCCGCCACTGCACCTGGCGCGGCGTCACCTGTGACGCCGTCTCCGGCCGCGTCACCGCCCTCAACCTCACCGGCACCCCGTCGTCGCCGCTCTCCGGGAGGCTGGCGGCCGCCCTCGGGAATCTAACCGAGCTCCGCGTTCTCTCCCTCCCCCACAACGCCTTTTCCGGCGACATTCCGGCCGCGGCGATCGGGAGCCTCTGCCGCCTCGAGGTGCTCGACCTCCGTCGCAACAACTTTTCCGGCAAGATTCCTGATGAGATAAGCCGTCTTCCGTCCCTCAGTGTCCTTGATCTTAGTCATAACTCGCTCTCCGGCGCGATCCCGGAGAGCCTCATTGGATCCTCCAACCTTCAATCCGTAGACTTGTCGTTCAATCAGCTCTCCGGGAAGATTACTGTTGACCCCCTCGGTTCTTGCTCGTGTCTAACGCATCTTAGGCTCTCTAGCAATCTCTTGGTGGGCAGAATCCCCCCGGCGATCGGAAGATGTACCAAAATCCAAACTTTGTTGCTGGATCGGAACATATTAGAAGGTCGGATTCCGGCTGCAATTGGTCAGTTATTGGATCTTCgggttcttgatgtttcaaggaaCAGTCTCACTGACAGAATACCAAGGGAGCTCGCCCTTTGCCAGAAGCTCTCTGTTCTTAGGCTCACCAACTTGATGGACTTCGATTCCACTGGTGGTTCAAGCAATGTCGAGGAGTTTAATGCATTCATTGGATCAATGCCAGCAGAGATATTCTCGATTCCAAGTCTTGAGATTCTTTGGGCTCCAAGAGCTAATCTTGATGGGAGTTTGCCAGATAGCCGGAACGGTTCATGTAGTCTAGGGATTCTTAATCTTGGACAGAATTACATTGCTGGTGTGATACCAGAATGGCTTGAAACGTGTAGAAACCTGTCATTCTTAGATTTGAGCTCAAACTATTTGCAGGGTTTGCTTCCTGCTTCATTAGGAATTCCCTGCATGGCTTACTTCAACATCAGCCAGAACTCTGTGACTGGTTCTCTGCCAGGATTCTTTGACATGGATTGTTcatataatttggcatcattgagTAAGAGCGGCGACCCGCTGGATGAGGACAATCTTCTGATTGCATACTCTGCTGATCTTCTTCAGAGTACTCAAAGAGACAACCCCTTTGCGTTAGTTCTTGACGATAGTTTTGTTGTTCTTCATGACTTTAGCCAGAACCACTTTATTGGGCCATTGCCATCTTTTGTTATGCCGCTTGATGATAGCTTTCCCTATGGGTTGTCTTTGAACAACAATGGGTTCAATGGATCAATTTCTG ATTGTTGGCTGCTGAAGAGCTTTGAGGCAGCTAACAACCGGCTTCATGGTTCCATACCTTCTGAAATCAGAAACTTAAATTTACTCAGACATCTTGATTTGAGAAATAACTACTTTAATGGCTCTACTCCAGATAAACTGAGGGGACTGAAGGCTCTGGAACAAGTTCTGCTTGGTGGGAACAACTTTTCTGGGGGAATTCCAACTCAGTTTGATGGACTGTCTTCTCTAACTGTGCTGGACTTGTCAAGAAATTCTTTTACAGGCAGTATCCCTCCAAGTTTGGCAAATGCTACTAACCTTGAAGTGCTGTTGCTCAATAATAATCAACTCTCAGGCACTATTCCTCCATCTTTCTCGGCACTTCACCGACTTATTGAGCTCGATGTCTCTTTCAACAACCTCTCGGGAGATATTCCACATCTGGAACATTCTACTGACTGTAAGTTCTTCTTAGGCAATTCATTTCTTAAACCATGTCAAGATCCAAGTATGAGCGCACCATCCGGAATTCCTTTTAAGACTGAAATACCTGATCAGGGTCGTCGAAAGAGTAGGTTAAAGTACTTCACAATAGCAGCAGTAGCTTCAGCCTCTGTCTTAGTCTCTGTTCTTTTGGTGCTAACTTTTGTATTGGTTTCTGGAAGAAGGAAATTTGTCAGAATCACCAGTTTAAGAAAGAAGTTGGTCGTGACCTTTACAGATGTTCCAGCTGAGCTGACTTATGAGAATGTTGTCCGAGCTACTGGTAATTTCAGCATCCAGAACTTGATTGGTACCGGTGGATTTGGGGCCACTTATAAGGGAGAACTGGTTCCAGGTTTTTTAGTAGCCGTAAAGAGGCTTTCCATTGGCAGGTTCCAAGGTCTCCAACAGTTTGATGCTGAGATCAGAACACTTGGTCGGGTTCGACATAAGAACCTCGTAACTCTCATTGGGTATCATATGGGAGAAATCAACACATTTCTAATTTATAACTACCTCTCTGGTGGGAACCTCGAGACATTCATCCGCCATATGTCCAACAGAAATGTAACTTGGTATGAGGTTCATAAGATAGCTTTAGATGTCGCACAGGCCCTGTCTTACCTCCACTACTCCTGTGTCCCCAGGATAGTTCACAGGGACATCAAACCAAGTAACATCCTACTTGATGAGAAGCTAAATGCTTATCTTTCTGATTTTGGTTTAGCAAGGCTTCTAGAAGTTTCACAGACACATGCAACGACTGATGTTGCAGGTACCTTTGGTTATGTTGCACCTGAATATGCAACTACTTGTAGGGTTTCAGATAAGGCTGATGTTTACAGCTTTGGTGTTGTGCTTCTTGAGTTGATGTCTGGAAAGAGATCTTTGGATCCATCATTCTCAGAATATGGGAATGGCTTTACCATCGTTGCTTGGGGAAGATTATTGATTCAGGAGGACCGTGCTGGTGAGCTGTTCTCTCAAGGACTTTGGGAGAATGGACCAAAAGATAAGTTGGTATCGATGTTGAAGCTTGCGTTGTCCTGTACAGTGGAGTCTCTTTCTGTTCGACCATCAATGAAGCAGGTGGTTTTGACACTAAAACAACTGAAGAGCTAG